TGAAGAACGCCGCCAGGATCCCCATGGCCGCGACAGGAATCCACATCAGCCGGTGCTCACCAGGCCGCTCCCTCCGGAAGGCCGTCCGGTCAGGCGGGTCCCCGTTGCGCAACACGGCGTACTTGACGGACTCGCCCATGTTCAGCACCCCGGAACGGAGGGCCAGGTAATACACCCCTCCCCAGAACGCGAGGAAGACGGCGAGCGTGCCGAACAGCTGCTGCGTGGCCAGGCGGCCGAAGGCCTCATCGCCGGCCCGCTGCTCCACGGCGCTGACGGTCGCGGCGTGAAACCCCCCGCCGATCAGGACGAGCAGGCCGGCCGCCAGGAGCCACCGGCCCCAGCGGTACCCCCGCCAGCGCCAGCGGGCCGGCACCAGGCCCAGCACGCCCAGCAGACCGGCGAACCCCAGCACCAGGGCGACGCCGCCGTAGATCCCCATCAGGTCGCTCTCCCCGCCGCTCAGGTGCGACGCCGCCGCCTTGCCGGGCAGGAGGAGCAACAGCAGCGTCGCCACCGGCAAGGCCGTGGCCGGAGACCGTGCCCACCTCACCACCAGACCGCCCCCAATACTTCGGTCTTCGATATATTAATGTACAAACACAACTTCTACCCGAATGTGTTGAATGTGACCGCGGGGAGGCCTTGCCATGGCGGCAGGGCCGTGCTATCATTCCCCTCGGACTTTCCGAGTCGTCTGAAAACACTGCACCTACAGGGTTTTCGGCCGCCATTGTAGCACGCGTGGCACGAAAGGCGCATGCGAGATAGTCCTTAGGGTCTTGACCCTATATGAACCTAGTTGCTTATGGCGCTGGTACATTGCGCGTCCGATTGGCCGCGGGTGGCGACTTTGGCATGATATTGGGCAGGAAAGGATGTGAAACTTCAGCTATGCGTAAGCTCGCTTCTCTCCTGGTAGTGGCTCTGCTGTCGCTGGGCGTTCTGACCGGCTGCGGCGGCGGCGGCGGCGGCAACGTGAAGGAACTGACCGTGGAGATGGGCATCAACGGCGAGATGAAATTCACGCCGGACGTGCTCGAAGCCACCAAGGGCGAGACGATTAAGATCACCCTGGTGAACAAGGATCCGAACGTTGCCCACAACTTCCTGATCCCCGCTTTCAACGTCAACTCCGGCCAGGTCCCGCCCGGCCAGACCGCCACCGTCGAGGTCAAGGTCACCCAGTCCGGCGAGCACGACATCATCTGCGACGTCCCGGGCCACCGGGAGGCCGGCATGGTCGGCAAGCTGATCGTGAACTAGCCCAAAAGTACAACCCGGCGCACGCAGCGCCGGGGCTTTTTTTGCTCCCTCGGTCCCTGGCCGCCGTCCGGCCGGCATCCGCATGCGAGCCGGACGCGCGAAAAGGGACCGGGCGCACACCCGGTCCCCGACGTGGTGGAGCTGAAGGGACTCGAACCCTCGACCTTCGCCTTGCAAAGGCGCTGCTCTCCCAGCTGAGCTACAGCCCCATTGGCCGCCTCGCCATTGTACCCGCGTGCGCCGCCCGTTGTCAACGCATATCCGGTTGCCATCCGGCGCGGATCTTACCGCAGGCAGAGCGGACGGGCCGGGGCAGACTAAGCGCGGGAGGCGATGCCGATGCCGCGACCGCTCCACGACCTCAGACAGCCACAGATCGGCCCAACGGCAGGCGACCTCGGTCAGTCGGCGTTCGCAGCGAACCTGCGGGACGTTGACGGGCCGGATGCCGGCCCGCAGATCGAGGCCACCGTGCGGCCATGGGAAGCGCCCGAGCCGCGGAACCCGCCGCCCGGGCAGCGGCGCCCCAGCGGCCCGGCGCTGCGGCTGGGCGCGGACGTCAAAGACTGACTGCAGGCCTGCACACCGAGCGGGGGGCACCCATGCCCCCCGCCTGCTCACTTGATCGCGACGATCTCGTACTTAAAGACCCCGTCCGGCGCATCGACGGCCACCACGGTGCCCACCCGCTGGCCCATGATGGCGCGGCCGACCGGGGACTCGTTGGAGATCCGGTTGTGGGCGGGATCGGCCTCCGTGGTGCCGACGATGGTGTACGTATGCTCGTCGCCATACTCCAGGTCCCTCAGCACCACCGTGCTGCCGAGCACCACCACCTCCTGCTGGCCGACGGGCTCATCAATCACCCGCGCGTTGCGCAGCATCTTCTCCAGCACCAGAATGCGCCCTTCGATGAAGGCCTGCTCGTTCTTCGCATCCTCGTATTCGGAGTTCTCGGAGATGTCCCCGTACTCGCGGGCCTGCTTGATGCGCTCAGCGACCTCCATGCGCTTCACGGTGCGGAGGTACAGCAGCTCCTGCTCGAGCTGCTTCAAGCCGTCCAGGGATAGCAGAACCTCTTTCTCGGCCATGTGGTTCTCCCCTTTACACCAGTCAGCCACACCACGGTGCCGTGGCGGTGGTACGCTCGTTGTGGTAGGGATGTATACGACCCGGGCTGGCCGCAGTATACCCCGGGCACCCTGTCCGGTGCGGCGACGGAGCACTGCGGGGGCGGACCATTCGGTGCGTCCCGCAGTGCTCCACGCCTGTGGTCAATTCATTATACGGACACTGCTGCGCAGTGTCAACTTAACAGTCTGACGTTTTCCGCTGCGACGGCCTCCATGCGGTCCAGGTAACCCAGGAGGAGGGCGCGCAGGTCGTCTGCGCGCTCCGCCTCGTTGACCGCCGCCCGGACCCCGGCGGACCCGTGGAGCCCTTTCAGATACCAGGCGGCGTGCTTGCGCATCTCCCGGACGGCCAGGAACTCGCCCTTGTACTCAATCATCAGATCCAGGTGGCGGAGCGCGGTCTCCACCCGCTCCCGGACCCCCGGCTCCGGCAGAAGCTCGCCCGTCTCCAGGTAATGTAGGGTGCGGCTGAAGATCCAGGGGTTCCCGAGCGCGCCCCGCCCCACCGCGAGACCTGCGACCCCGGACGTGCGCAGCCGCGCCTCGGCCTCCCTGGGGTCCGCGATGTCGCCGTTGCCCAGCACGGGGATCGATACGGCCCGGGCGACCGCGGCGATCACGCCCCAGTCGGCCCGGCCGGAGTAATGCTGCTCCTTGGTGCGGCCATGCACCGTGATCATCCGCGCACCGGCCTCCTCCACCCGCTTCGCGACCTCCACGGCGTTGATCGAGCGGGAGTCCCAGCCGATGCGCATCTTCACCGTCACCGGTGTTGGTGCGACGGCCTGCACCACCCGGCGCACGATCTCCTGGGCCAGTTCAGGCTCCTTCAGCAGGGAGGAGCCACCCCGGCCCTTGGTCACCTTCGGCGCCGGGCAGCCCATGTTGATGTCGATCAGGTCCGGCTGCTCCAGCTCCACGACGCGCGCCGCCGCCCGCGCCATCGTGTCGGGGTCCGCGCCAAAGAGCTGTACCCCCGCGGGCCGCTCGTCCGGCAGCAGCCGGATCATCTCCCGGGTGCGCTTGCTGTCGTACAGGAGCGCCTTGTCGCTGACGAACTCAGTGACCACCAGGCCGCAGCCGTGCTCCTTGCAGAGGCGGCGAAAGGGCCAGTTGGTGACGCCGGCCATGGGCGCCAGGGCCAGCGGACGCTCGATGGTCAGACCGCCTAGGCGGATCGGCTTCAGGAGCGGTTCGGACAACCCTTTCACCCCCGCAAAAAAAGTCGGTGGCGGGGTCTATTATACCCACGCCACGCGGGGAGGTCTATGTTAACCCCTCATAACAGCGGCAGCATCACCGCGGCCGTCCAGCCGACCGCCACCGCCTCCGCCAGCGCGACGCTCAGCGCGGAGAGGCGCATCGCGGCCAGCACGCCGCTCAGGATCTCCAACGTGACCAACACCCCGAGGGCAACGGGGAGAACGGCGGGCAGGTGCGCAGGCGGATTGGGCAGAACCCCCGCCCCGACCCAGGTGGCGACCATCAGGATCTTGGCCGCAAGCCCCAGCACAAGGCCCGCCGGCGACGGCCCGCCCGCCACGGCCCGCTTCAGCGACTCCTCCTGGAAGGCGTACAGCCAGTAGGCCAGCGCAGTGGCGGCCAGCGGCAGGATTCGCGGCCCCGTCGGTACAAAATAGGTGACATTCTGATGAATCACCGGCACGAGAGCCCCGAGGAAGGCCAGAGCCACCGCCAGCCCCCGCAGCAGGGAGTGGGGAACCGACTCGGCCTCGCCCGGGGCGGACGCGCCGAACTCCCGCGGCCAAAGCTTGCGGAGGAGCAGGAGAACGACAGCCGCGACCAGGAAATAGGGTAGCAGGTAGTCCAGCGTGGCGACGCCCAGCTGCGGCACGCGCAGGTAGACCACGGCCAGAACCGCGCTGAGCAGGGAGACCGCCACGGCGGCCAGGCCGGTGACAAGACCCGCGGGCTGCTGCCGCCGGCCGGATCTCCGGGGATCGGGTCGCACCAGCGCGGCCACCGCAGGGAGCGCACCGACGCCGCCCGCCAGCCCGAGCAGCAGCCAGGCGGGCGACCCGCCCGGGGCGGCGCCTGCCGGCACATCGCCACCGACGTCGCTGGACAGCCGCCCCGCCGCATCGGCCACGGCATCCAAGTCATACAAGGGGGCCAGGGGATTCAGGGACGTCGGATGGCCGATCAGACCCACCCGGTCCGGTTCGGCCCGGCCGGCGGCAACCAGCGCATCCCTCACCTGGTTCGCGGTCCCGGGGGAATCGGCCATTGGCGCGGTCTGCGCCCCGTGGCCGGGCAAGTCCGGGATGTAGACGTCGAAGCCCAGGCGGGCCAGCGCGTAGCCCCAGTACTGCATCATCTCTTTGCTGCCGCCAAACCCGTGCAGCACAATGACGGTACCCCGGTACTCCTCCTCCGCCGACACGTGCAGCGTCGGATTCCCCGCCAGCAGCTCCTCGTTCACCGCCAGGTCCGCGTGGCCGCGCGCCATCATCCACTGTGCGGCCAGCACCATGGCGAGCGTCAGAACGACCCACCAGGCCCTGCGCACCATCGTCCTGTCCCCCAACCCGGTTGTTACTGTGCCTGAAGTATCAGGGTATATTCGTATTCTTCCTTCCATACCTGTGTGTGAATCCCCTGCTTCCGGCGCCCGGGAAGCGCCGCGGGCAGGTTGCCATACCAGACCATGCGCGTGAGGGAGGCGGTCGTATGCAGATTCGGTACCTGGGACACTCGGCATTCGAGATCACGGACGGGAAGTGGAACCTGCTGATCGATCCGTTCATCACGGGCAATCCGGCCTGCCCGGTGAAGGCGGAGGAGCTGCACCCGCAGTACATCCTGGTCACCCACCTGCACGATGACCACGTGGGCGACACGGTGGCCATCGCCAAGCGCACCGGCGCAACGGTGATCACCAGCTTCGAAGGCGGGCAGGCCCTCGCCGCGCAGGGCGTGAAGGTGGCCGACATGGCCCTGGGCGGGAAGCGCCGGTTCGACTTCGGCCTGGTCCGGGTCACCCTGGCCTTCCACGGCTTCGGCCCCACCGGCGGCCACGCCTGCGGGTTCGTGATCCACATCGGCGGCAAGCGCATCTACCACGCGGGGGACACCGCGCTCTTCAGCGACATGAAACTGCTCAACGGCGTCATCGAGGAGCCCGGCATCGACGTGGCCATGCTGCCCATCGGCGACAACTACACCATGGGTCCGGAAGACGCCGCCGTCGCGGTGGAGTGGATCCGGCCCAAGGTGGTCATCCCCATGCACTGGGGCACGTTCCCGGTGCTGGTGCAGGACGCGTCCGGTTTCGCGGCGCGGGTGCGGGAGACCGGCGCCTCGCAGCCCGTCGTCCTCCGGCCCGGCGAGACCTACACCCTGTAAAGCTGCGCCCGGCACGCGCACGAAGCGGCCGCCCCGGGAAGGGGCGGCCGTTTCCGTCTGACCCGTTGTCCGCCTGACGGCTGTTGGCGGGGCGCCCGCTCAGTCCGCCGCGGCCGCGTCCCGCCCGACGAAGGGGAGTTCGCCGGGGAAGTATGCCACGCCGATGGCGTCGGGCCCCACGTGGGCGCCGAGGCTCGGATTGACGTGCAGGTGGTGGAACCAGACGACCTCGAGCCGGCTTCGGAGCAGGGACACCAGGTGGGCCACCTGGTCGGGGCAGTGGCCCTCCAGGACCACGAGGCTCACCTGGCCCCCTTCGCCCACGTCCTCGATAATGCGGTGTGCGATCGTCTCCACGGCCCGGCGGAACGACCGGGCCTTGCCGGCCGCAATGTACGTGCCCGTCGATTTGTCCACGGTGACGATGGGCCGGATGCCCAGCAGTCCGCCCACGGCGGCCGAGACGCGGCCGATGCGCCCGCCCTTGCGCAGGTAGTCAAGCTTGTCCAGCGTGAAGTACAGGTGCGAGCTCGCGTTGACCGCCTCGATCACCTCGCGGATCTCCGCGATGGACCGCCCCTGCTCGGCCATCTCGGCGGCGACGAGCACCTGGAGGGCCATCTCACCCGAAAGCGTCCGGGTGTCCACCAGGGTGATGTCCAGTTCGGGCACCAGCGCCCGCGCCGCGCTCGCGGCGTTGTACGAGCCCGAGAGCCCGCAGGAGAGATGCAGCGACAGGATGGGCAGCCCCGCCTCAGCCGCCCGCCGGTACGCGGTGACGTAGTCGCCCACGGCGGGCTGGGACGTCGTCGGGAACTCGCCCCGCTCCCTCAGCCGCTGGTAGAAAGCGGCCGGGGTCATGTCGACGCCGCTCTGGTAGCTCTCGTCCCCGAAATTGACGGTCAGCGGAACAATATGCAGGCCGTACTGCTCGATCAGAGCCTCCGGCAGATCGACTCCTCCATCTACCACCAGGGTGCAGGAGCGATTATGCGTCATCGTGGATCCTCCTCACCGGGCTGCAGCCGCCGGAGCGGCGGCCCGCCCGCGTCTCCACTCAGCGTACCTTCTCCCGGGCGGCGGCGCATCTGCCCACGGGTCCGATCGCAGGGCAGAGTTTGGGCGCCGCGGTGTGCGGCGCCTCTGCCCAAAGGGATAGTCCGGCTTGTCCCCGACTAGACCAGGTTGAGTTCCTGAGCCAGCAGGATCGCGTGCACCCGGTCCCGCGCCCCGAGTTTGGCGAAGATGGAGCGCACGTGATGCTTTACAGTACCCTGGCCGATGAAGAGCTTCTCCGCGATATCCTGGTTGGAGGCGCCTGAGGCCATCAGGCGCAGGACCTCGGTCTCCCGCTCGGTGAGCGGCTCGACCAGCGGCCGCGCTTTCGGCCGGCTGGCGGCCATGGAGGAGAGCCGGCTGAACTCCTTCAGGACGCGGGTGGTAATCTGCGGCTGCAGCAGCGACTCCCCCGCGGCCACGGTGCGGATCGCCTGCGAGAGCTCGTCGTACTCGGCGTCCTTCAGCAGGTACCCGCGCGCGCCGGCGGCCAGCCCTTCGAAGATGTACTCGTCGTCGTCGAAGGTGGTCAGGATGATGACCCCCGCGGCGGTGCCGCTGCGGACCAGCTCCCGCGTCGCCGTGACACCGTCCATCCCCGGCATGCGCACGTCCATCAGGATCACGTCCGGTTTCAGCTCGGCCGCCATCCGCAGGGCCTCCTCGCCGCTCGACGCCTCGCCGACCACCTCCATGTCCGGGTTGCGGTTCAGCAACGCGGCGAGCCCCCGCCTGAGCAGGGACTGGTCGTCCACGATCATGATGCGGATCTTCCGTCCGTCCATGGGGCTCCCTCCATCAGAGACCGATCGGCAGGCTCAATGATACCTGAAAGCCGCCATCACTGCGCGGGCCTGCATCAAACTCCCCGTTGAGCGCCTGCGCCCGCTCCCTGAGACCCACCAGGCCGAAGCCGGACCGGACCGCCTCCGCACGGTCGCTCCGCCCGAGGTCGTCGTTGACGACCCGGAGCGTCACCCGGTCGGGCAGCCGGGTGAGGGTAATCTCGACGCGGGTGGGCCGCGCGTGCTTCTGGATGTTGGTGAGGCTTTCCTGCACGGTGCGGAACACGGTCATGCGCGCCGCCGCCGGCAGGTCGCCGCCCTCGCCGTCCACCCGGAGGATCACCGGTGTACCCGTGGTCTGCATCCAGCGGGTCACCAGGTCCTGGATCGCCCTGGGCAACGGCCGGTCGAAGCGGTCCAGGGTCTCCACCATCTCCGCGCTGGAGCGCATGGCGGCCCGGATCACCTCCAGCGCCCGGCGCACGTGTGCGGCAGCCGCCTCCGGCTCCTCGCCGGCCAGGGCCTCCGCGTTCTGCAGCTCCACGATCACCGCCGTCAGGTGGTGGCCCAGCCCGTCGTGGATCTCCCGGGCCATGCGCACCCGCTCCCGGGCGATGGCCATCCGCCTGGCCTCCACCAGCCTGGCCTCCAGCTGCCGGTTCACCTCGCGCAGCTGTTGTGCGTAGAGCATGGACCGGGTGCGGGCCTCCAGCTGGAGCCGGGTCATCTGCGCCATGACCGCGGCGAAGAAGTAGGTGACGCCGAAGGCCACGGTCAGGGAAAGGGGCGGGACGGCCCCTCCCCCGCCGATCAGCACGAGGGAGGCGCCGGTGAGCAGCGTCGGGAAGGCCACGGCCGCCACGACGCCCCGCGATCCGCCCGGCATCAGGAAGACCATCTGGGCGGACACGACGAGGAAGAGCTGGTTCATCAGCGGCTCGCCGGTTGTCCAGACCAGCAGGAGGATCAGCGCGGCCTGGGCCACGACGAAGAAGGCGCGCCAGGCATACGGGACGGGGCTTACCGACGCCCCCGCGTAGGCCCCCAGCAGCAGGATTGTGAGCAGCAGCACCCGCCACCAGTGCGGGTCGCCGGCCACCCAGTGTGCGACCAGCATGACCCCGGCGGTGACCGCCAGCACCCCGGCGTTCCAGACGTGGTAGACCCGGATCGGATCCGTGAGCTTCAGCGGCGCCTGCGGGTCCGGGGGGCCTGCAAACCGGCCGGGGGTGTCCGCCTCGTCCAGCTCCGCCCCCTCCTCGCCCGGGCGCAGGGTGCGGACGGCCGACCGCACCTCCCCCAACACGGCCTTGGCCTCCAGCCGCGCCTCCCTGACGGCCGCGTAATCGAGTTGTCCGGCGGCCAGCATGTCCCGGAGCCGGCCCTCCAGCGCGGAGAGGCGGGAGACCAGGCCGGCGTGGATGGTCCGGGCCAGCCGCTCCCTCTCCTCGCTCTCCGCCCGGTGCTCCACCGTGCGGTCGTACTCCCGGAGCACCTCGTGCCGCTGATTCACGCCATCCAGCAGCTGCCGGGCCAGCTGGCTCTCCCGCTCCTGCTGCAGCATGGTCAGCGTGACCAGGGCGGCGAACACCAGGTAGAGCAGGTACATGCCGATGCTGACGACCATGCTCGCCCCGGGCACGCCGGGGGGCGTGATGGCGAGGTACAGCGCCAGCCAGAGGGCGGCCAGGGTGCCCACAAACGGCGCCCACCGTCGGACGGGGATCAGGTAGACCGCCTGGACGGCGACCACCGCGAAGAGAAAGCGGGTGAGCCCGCCGTCCAGCGCGTAGATGGCCGCCACGAGCAGGGCCTGGGCCAGCAGGTAGAGCTCGTGCCGGATCCCCCTGCTCCAGCCGGGCGCCACCGGACGGATGCGCGACCAGACCGCCAGGTACGCCCAGCTGAGCCCGACCCCGGCAAGCCGCGCCCAGACAACCCTTGCTGCCGCCTCCCCGGAGAGCCACGAGAGCACCGGCAGGAAAGCCAGCATCAGGGCCGCAAACAGGTTCACGGGATGGGGATAGCCCGTTCGGAACAGCTGGTCGAGCCTGCGCACGATCCGCCCCTGTATCGCTTCCATATCCTTATTGTATACCCCTCTGGCCTTCTGCACTATCCGCGCCGTTGCCCACCCCGCCACCTTATACCGTCATAACGACCCGTCATAGGCCTGTCGATTTACGGCTTCGAAAGATTGTTCTAGAATAGAGCCGACGGGAATTGGATTCTCTCTGATATGCTACCGAATATCTAAACTTCTCATGGTCCCAACGGCGGTGCCCGCCGGAGGCGTTCCGCGGATCGCCAATACTGCCATACGGAAAAGAGGTGCTCAGATGTCTCGCACGGATCCGTTCAAGGCCAAGTCGACCTTCGACACCGGTTCGGGGACGGCGGTCATCTACCGTCTGTCGGCGCTGGAGCAGGCGGGGCTCGTGAAGCTCGACCGGCTGCCCTTCTCGGTGCGCATCCTGCTGGAGAACCTGCTGCGCAACCTGGACGGCTACCTGGTCACGGAGGAAGACGTGCGGACGCTCGCCGCCTGGAACCCCCGCGAGCTGCCCCGGAAGGAGATCCCGTTCATCCCCTCCCGGGTCGTGCTGCAGGACTTCACCGGCGTGCCGGTGGTCGCGGACCTCGCCGCGATGCGGGACGCCATGGTGAAGCTGGGCGGCCGCCCCGAACAGATCAACCCGCTGGTCCCGGTGGACCTGGTCATCGACCACTCGGTGCAGGTCGACGCCTTCGCCGTGGACTGGGCCTACAAGTTCAACGTCGAGCTGGAGTTCAAGCGGAACCGGGAGCGCTACGTCTTCCTGAAGTGGGCGCAGAAGGCCTTCCGCAACTTCCGCGCCGTGCCGCCGGGCATGGGCATCGTCCACCAGGTGAACCTGGAGTACCTCTCCCCCTGCGTCGCCCTGCGCGAGATCGACGGCGAGCTGGTCGCCCTGCCCGACACCGTGGTAGGCACCGACTCCCACACCACGATGATCAACGGCCTGGGCGTGCTGGGCTGGGGCGTGGGCGGCATCGAGGCCGAGGCGGCCATGCTGGGCCAGCCCTCCTACATGCTGGTGCCCGAGGTCGTCGGCTTTAAGCTGACCGGCCGCCTGCCCGAAGGGGCCACGGCCACCGACCTGGTGCTGACCGTCACCCAGATGCTGCGGCAGAAGGGCGTCGTCGAGAAGTTCGTCGAGTTCTACGGCCCGGGCCTGTCCAGCCTCTCGCTGGCCGACCGGGCGACCATCGCCAACATGGCCCCCGAGTACGGCGCAACCATGGGCTTCTTCCCGGTCGACGAGATCACCCTGGACTACCTGCGCCAGACCGGCCGCGACGAGAAGCACGTGGAGATGGTCCGTCGCTACCTGCAGGAGCAGGGGCTCTTCCGCACTGACGCGACGCCCGACCCCGAGTTCACCGACACCCTGGAGCTGGACCTCTCGACGGTGGAGCCCTCGCTGGCCGGCCCGCGGCGCCCGCAGGACCGGGTGCAGCTGAGCGGCGTCCGGACCACCTTCCACAAGAACTTCGACGAGCAGATCAAGAAGGGCGGCGGGGTCGCGGTGGCCACCAAGACCGGCGTCCAGCACGGTTCCGTGGTGATTGCCGCCATCACGTCCTGCACCAACACCTCCAACCCCGCCGTGATGATCGGCGCGGGCCTGGTCGCCCAGAAGGCCGTCGCCAAGGGGCTTGCGCGCAAGCCCTGGGTGAAGACCTCGCTGGCCCCCGGCTCCCGCGTGGTAACCGACTACCTGAAGGCCTCCGGCCTGATGGAGCCGCTGGAGGCGCTGGGCTTCCACGTGGTGGGCTACGGCTGCACCACCTGCATCGGCAACTCCGGCAGCCTGCCTGAAGACGTCGCGAAGGACGTCACCGAGAACGACCTGGTGGTCGCGGCCGTCATCTCGGGCAACCGCAACTTCGAGGGCCGCGTCAACCCGCTGGTCAAGGCCAACTTCCTGGCCTCGCCCATGCTGGTCGTCGCCTACGCGCTGGCCGGCACGGTGGACATCGACCTCAGGACCGATCCCGTCGGCCACGACCCCGAGGGCAACCCGGTCTACCTGAAGGACATCTGGCCTACCAACGCGGAGATTCAGGCCGCGATCGCCAAGGCCATCACGCCGGAGATGTTCAAGCAGGAGTACGCCAGGGTCTTTGACGGCGATGAGAACTGGCAGCAGTTGGAAGCCCCCGAAGGCGAGCTGTTCCAGTGGGATCCTGACTCCACCTACATCCAGCAGCCGCCGTACTTCAAGGACATGCAGCTGACCCCGCCGCCGGTGAAGGACATCGAGGGGGCCCGGGTGCTCGCGCTGCTGGGCGACTCCATCACCACCGACCACATCTCCCCGGCCGGCGCCATTGCCATGGGCAGCCCTGCGGCCAAGTACCTGATGGAGCACGGCGTCGATCCCGTCGACTTCAACTCGTACGGCTCCCGCCGCGGCAACCACGAGGTGATGCAGCGCGGCACCTTCGCCAACATCCGGCTGCGCAACGCCCTGGCGGACGGCAAGGAGGGCGGCTACACCAAGTACCTGCCCACAGGCGAGATCATGCCCATCTGGGACGCGGCCGTCAAGTACATGGAGGCGGGCACGCCGCTGGTGGTCATCGCCGGCAAGGACTACGGCATGGGCTCCTCCCGCGACTGGGCGGCCAAGGGCGTGATGCTCCAGGGCGTGAAGGCCGTCATCGCCGAGAGCTTCGAGCGCATCCACCGCTCCAACCTGATCGGCATGGGCGTGCTCCCGCTGCAGTTCCAGGAGGGCGAGAACGCCGCCTCCCTTGGCCTCGACGGCACGGAGGAGTACACGATCACCGGCATCAGCGGCGAGCTGACCCCGCGCCAGACCTTCGCGGTGACTGCCCGCAAGGCCGACGGCCGGGAGATCCGGTTCGACGTCACCTCCCGCCTCGACACCGCCGTCGAGATCGAGTACTACAAGAACGGCGGCGTGTTGCAGACGGTGCTGCGGCGCCTCGCGACGGAGAAGTAGGCGGGGCCTGCAGTGACCGGTCAGGCTGCCCAGTGAGCGGTGTTCGGCCCACCCGGCTCGTTCACGGCCGGAACGGCTGACGTGGCCGGTGATGCGGCGTCTGGCACTGGACCTCCAGGTCCGTGCAGACCACCGGCGGAACGGTAGGTTACGCCCAACGCCGTGTGCGGTCCGCTCATGGGGCACCGAGCACCAAGTGCCAGAGGAAGGTACAGGGGCTGTCCCGAAAGCAGATGACTCTGCTTGGGACAGCCCCGTCTGCTTGCTACCGGGTTGGGTGTTTCAGGAAGCGCCCCGACGATCGCGTGGGATCCGGTGCAGGGTTGGCCGGAACCAAGTCCTGGCCAAGGCGGGGGCTTCTCTCCGGGGCAGATGGTAGGCAAGCGCAAGCCGGCCGATCTCTAAGTCCCCTGCACAGACTGCCGGCGGAGCTACGGCCTCGAACCGGGGATTCG
The nucleotide sequence above comes from Symbiobacterium thermophilum IAM 14863. Encoded proteins:
- the acnA gene encoding aconitate hydratase AcnA: MSRTDPFKAKSTFDTGSGTAVIYRLSALEQAGLVKLDRLPFSVRILLENLLRNLDGYLVTEEDVRTLAAWNPRELPRKEIPFIPSRVVLQDFTGVPVVADLAAMRDAMVKLGGRPEQINPLVPVDLVIDHSVQVDAFAVDWAYKFNVELEFKRNRERYVFLKWAQKAFRNFRAVPPGMGIVHQVNLEYLSPCVALREIDGELVALPDTVVGTDSHTTMINGLGVLGWGVGGIEAEAAMLGQPSYMLVPEVVGFKLTGRLPEGATATDLVLTVTQMLRQKGVVEKFVEFYGPGLSSLSLADRATIANMAPEYGATMGFFPVDEITLDYLRQTGRDEKHVEMVRRYLQEQGLFRTDATPDPEFTDTLELDLSTVEPSLAGPRRPQDRVQLSGVRTTFHKNFDEQIKKGGGVAVATKTGVQHGSVVIAAITSCTNTSNPAVMIGAGLVAQKAVAKGLARKPWVKTSLAPGSRVVTDYLKASGLMEPLEALGFHVVGYGCTTCIGNSGSLPEDVAKDVTENDLVVAAVISGNRNFEGRVNPLVKANFLASPMLVVAYALAGTVDIDLRTDPVGHDPEGNPVYLKDIWPTNAEIQAAIAKAITPEMFKQEYARVFDGDENWQQLEAPEGELFQWDPDSTYIQQPPYFKDMQLTPPPVKDIEGARVLALLGDSITTDHISPAGAIAMGSPAAKYLMEHGVDPVDFNSYGSRRGNHEVMQRGTFANIRLRNALADGKEGGYTKYLPTGEIMPIWDAAVKYMEAGTPLVVIAGKDYGMGSSRDWAAKGVMLQGVKAVIAESFERIHRSNLIGMGVLPLQFQEGENAASLGLDGTEEYTITGISGELTPRQTFAVTARKADGREIRFDVTSRLDTAVEIEYYKNGGVLQTVLRRLATEK